One genomic segment of Ricinus communis isolate WT05 ecotype wild-type chromosome 5, ASM1957865v1, whole genome shotgun sequence includes these proteins:
- the LOC8264082 gene encoding vacuolar fusion protein CCZ1 homolog A isoform X1 produces MGLASANTASEGMQLCVFDLRRGQLEGQELDKILFFFPADLPFSTQLSVIGLSEGLVTFTRIFSPEAPCEVIEAERHSHVFYEAEPDIWMVMIVEKSKGLEVIWRIDALREVLKEVHSLFMMFNGSVRAMLEKDPSGGLTRSHLYPFIMDYLSACQIWSSLEHCCSDFLGGKKLQLPSFRDCLTERGTVQMLTVGREAAIEVQSLVRILESCAGTASCYSLIFFQDLLVSTTVSPDDTINLFTYAVLRLTTRALSSGASSWSYLRKGNASSYVAAGSSLAHSGAVSENLFRSHGNTVEQDNNYPVKRPLQPDRWARGKDGFLVTDIWGTEVGSLISATPTIWLHQTEERMYLCAYQFKGLTLILLIPVSSILNGEQGVTLVKQQVLENASLKMLKVEEKLSKGWGGENAYHVSGYRYLLVDDDRNVSRASPSVKVTTLTKESLLAMNKLREEVDAEKSRAKWNSVDRQKDLEICIRVKNNAWVIARTTRGKELYMVLEKANETLLYASDAVEKFSNRYCSGTFSLD; encoded by the exons ATGGGTTTGGCATCAGCTAACACAGCAAGTGAAGGAATGCAACTGTGCGTATTTGACTTGAGAAGAGGCCAGCTAGAAGGTCAAGAACTTGACAAGATACTATTTTTCTTCCCAGCTGATTTGCCCTTCTCTACCCAACTTTCTGTTATTGGCCTAAGTGAAGGACTCGTCACTTTTACAAG AATTTTCTCTCCAGAAGCACCTTGTGAGGTTATTGAAGCAGAGAGACATTCTCATGTTTTTTATGAGGCAGAACCTGATATTTGGATGGTTATG ATAGTGGAGAAAAGTAAGGGGCTAGAGGTTATATGGAGGATAGATGCACTACGAGAGGTGCTGAAGGAAGTTCACTCACTTTTTATGATGTTTAATGGGTCTGTAAGAGCAATGCTTGAGAAAGATCCAAGTGGAGGACTAACTCGATCTCATTTATACCCTTTCATAATGGATTATCTAAGTG CATGTCAAATTTGGTCTTCATTGGAACACTGCTGCTCGG ATTTTCTTGGTGGGAAGAAACTTCAATTACCATCATTTCGTGACTGTTTAACAGAGCGTGGAACTGTGCAGATGTTGACTGTTGGGAGGGAAGCTGCAATAGAAGTTCAG TCACTTGTCAGGATACTAGAATCTTGTGCTGGGACCGCATCTTGTTATTCACTAATTTTCTTCCAGGACCTGCTTGTCTCCACAACAGTTTCTCCT GATGATaccataaatttatttacgTATGCAGTTTTAAGGTTGACCACTCGTGCTTTATCCTCTGGTGCAAGTTCCTGGTCCTATTTACGCAAGGGAAATGCTTCATCTTATGTTGCTGCTGGCTCCAGTCTGGCCCACTCCGGTGCTGTTTCAGAAAATCTTTTTCGTTCACATGGTAACACTGTGGAACAAGATAATAATTATCCAGTTAAAAGACCCTTGCAGCCTGACAGGTGGGCTAGAGGGAAGGATGGTTTTCTTGTCACTGATATTTGGGGTACAGAGGTTGGAAGCTTGATTTCAGCCACCCCAACAATTTGGCTTCATCAGACTGAGGAAAGAATGTATCTTTGTGCTTATCAGTTTAAAGGTCTGACCTTAATCCTTCTGATTCCTGTTTCCTCCATTCTTAATGGGGAGCAAGGTGTTACCCTGGTTAAGCAGCAGGTTCTTGAAAAT GCATCACTTAAGATGTTGAAAGTTGAAGAGAAACTATCAAAAGGATGGGGTGGTGAGAATGCTTATCACGTCAGTGGGTATCGTTACTTGCTTGTTGACGATGATCGAAATGTATCTAGGGCCTCTCCATCAGTAAAGGTTACAACCCTTACTAAG GAATCCTTACTTGCCATGAATAAGCTTAGAGAAGAGGTAGATGCAGAAAAAAGTAGAGCAAAATGGAACAGTGTAGATCGACAGAAAGATTTGGAAATATGCATCAGGGTAAAAAATAATGCTTGGGTTATTGCTCGTACTACCAGAGGGAAGGAGCTTTATATGGTTCTAGAGAAGGCCAATGAAACACTTCTTTATGCCTCTGATGCTGTTGAAAAGTTTAGCAACAG GTATTGTAGTGGCACTTTCTCGTTGGATTAG
- the LOC8262280 gene encoding uncharacterized protein LOC8262280 has protein sequence MDIDVEKAMEVSAAQPGSSDKSNSNSSGPVSRVRKLLFRKMLVGIKDGRFFLGTFHCIDKQGNIILQDAVEYRSTRRTSPSPMEQRCLGLILIPASCRTTCHVDCSIEEQLSLFKLQE, from the coding sequence ATGGACATTGATGTGGAGAAAGCAATGGAGGTATCCGCTGCACAGCCAGGGAGCTCAGATAAGTCTAACTCAAATAGCTCAGGTCCTGTATCTCGAGTGAGGAAGCTGCTTTTCCGCAAAATGCTGGTTGGCATCAAAGATGGACGCTTTTTCTTGGGTACCTTCCATTGCATTGACAAGCAAGGAAACATCATTCTCCAAGATGCAGTTGAATATCGAAGCACCAGACGCACATCTCCTTCTCCAATGGAACAGCGGTGCCTTGGGCTTATTCTTATCCCCGCTTCTTGCAGAACCACTTGTCATGTGGATTGCTCGATTGAAGAACAATTATCACTGTTTAAGTTACAAGAATAG
- the LOC8262279 gene encoding KH domain-containing protein At4g18375, with protein sequence MGEGGKRNRLQRDHHDGDNKNQKRRVNDKDERGNNDELVAYRILCPDEVIGSVIGKNGKVINSIRQETRAKVKVVDPFPGPNDRVITIYCYVKKKEDVELDDEFHDHQPFCAAQDALLRVHSAISNAVSSVLDSDRKMKDKEECRILVPSSQSANIIGKAGTTIKKLRSKTRATIKVTPKDASDPTHSCAMDFDNFIMIAGESEAVKKALFAVSAIMYKFNPKEEIPLETTVPEAPPSIIIPSDVSIYPPGGLYPNADPIVPSRSVPPILGSTHLPEHQGYQDAGGSWPVYSSTLPVVPSFGIASQSEELILRVLCPFDKIGRVIGRGGGTIKTIRQASGARIEVDDTKADRDECIITVTAMESPDDLKSMAVEAILLLQGKINDEDDDTVSIRLLVPCKVIGCIIGKSGSIINEIRRRTKADIRISKGQKPKCADSSDELVEVLGEVGSVRDALVQIVLRLRDDALKEKDGSHNPSVGADPLYSGGSGISVPSLLSSVPPVTPLAYDQRPETGSGLGLLSSSNLYGYGSLTMGDNGYDSMSSYSSSKLYGGLPPPSTLEMLVPANAVGKVLGKGGANIANIRKISGAMIEISDAKSARGDRIAHISGTPEQKRAAENLIQAFIMAT encoded by the exons atggGTGAGGGTGGGAAGCGGAATCGTCTGCAAAGAGATCATCATGATGGAGATAATAAGAACCAGAAGAGAAGGGTAAATGATAAAGATGAAAGGGGTAATAATGATGAGCTAGTTGCTTATAGAATACTTTGTCCTGATGAGGTTATAGGTAGTGTAATTGGCAAAAATGGCAAAGTTATCAATTCAATAAGGCAAGAGACCAGGGCAAAGGTTAAGGTTGTTGACCCCTTTCCAGGCCCTAACGATAGGGTTATTACAATTTATTGTTATGTTAAGAAGAAGGAAGATGTTGAGTTGGACGATGAATTTCATGATCATCAGCCATTTTGTGCTGCCCAGGATGCTCTTCTTAGAGTTCATTCTGCTATTTCAAATGCAGTTTCGTCTGTTCTTGATTCTGACAGGAAAATGAAGGATAAAGAGGAATGTCGAATCCTTGTCCCATCTAGTCAGTCTGCCAATATTATTGGTAAGGCTGGGACcacaataaagaaattgagaagCAAGACGAGGGCCACTATTAAAGTTACTCCTAAGGATGCTTCTGACCCAACTCACTCATGTGCTATGGactttgataattttataatg ATAGCTGGTGAATCAGAAGCTGTGAAGAAAGCATTATTTGCAGTTTCTGCAATTATGTATAAGTTCAATCCTAAGGAAGAAATTCCGCTTGAGACGACTGTGCCAGAAGCTCCTCCAAGCATTATTATACCATCAGATGTCTCCATTTATCCACCAGGTGGATTATATCCTAATGCTGATCCAATTGTCCCTTCTAGATCTGTTCCACCAATCTTAGGCTCTACACATTTACCAGAACATCAAGGATACCAGGATGCAGGGGGTTCATGGCCTGTATATTCTTCCACCCTTCCTGTAGTTCCTAGTTTTGGCATTGCATCTCAATCTGAGGAATTAATCTTACGAGTATTGTGCCCCTTTGATAAAATTGGACGTGTCATTGGTAGGGGTGGGGGTACTATTAAAACCATAAGGCAGGCTAGTGGAGCTCGTATCGAGGTTGATGATACCAAAGCTGACCGTGATGAGTGTATCATTACAGTGACTGCTATGGAG TCACCAGATGATTTGAAATCCATGGCAGTGGAAGCTATTTTATTGCTACAGGGGAAGATtaatgatgaagatgatgacaCTGTTAGCATTAGACTCCTTGTTCCATGTAAAGTTATTGGGTGTATAATTGGAAAAAGCGGTTCAATCATAAATGAAATTCGCCGGAGAACCAAAGCTGATATACGCATTTCCAAAGGCCAGAAGCCTAAGTGTGCTGATTCTAGTGATGAACTTGTTGAG GTGCTAGGAGAAGTTGGTAGTGTGAGAGATGCCCTTGTCCAAATTGTTCTGAGGCTCAGAGATGATGccttgaaagaaaaagatggcAGTCATAATCCTTCAGTTGGTGCCGATCCTTTATACTCAGGTGGCTCTGGTATTTCAGTACCATCTCTATTGTCTTCTGTTCCACCAGTCACTCCACTGGCTTATGACCAGAGGCCTGAAACTGGAAGTGGCTTGGGCCTGCTTTCATCAAGCAATCTCTATGGATATGGATCTTTGACG aTGGGAGATAATGGGTATGATTCAATGTCTTCATATTCATCGTCTAAGCTGTATGGAGG ACTGCCTCCACCCTCAACCCTGGAGATGTTGGTGCCTGCTAATGCAGTGGGTAAAGTGCTGGGCAAAGGAGGCGCAAATATAGCCAACATACGGAAG ATATCAGGAGCAATGATAGAGATCTCTGATGCCAAGTCTGCTAGAGGCGACCGTATTGCTCATATATCTGGCACGCCAGAGCAGAAGCGTGCAGCTGAAAACTTGATCCAGGCATTTATAATGGCTACCTAA
- the LOC8264082 gene encoding vacuolar fusion protein CCZ1 homolog B isoform X2 has protein sequence MGLASANTASEGMQLCVFDLRRGQLEGQELDKILFFFPADLPFSTQLSVIGLSEGLVTFTRIFSPEAPCEVIEAERHSHVFYEAEPDIWMVMIVEKSKGLEVIWRIDALREVLKEVHSLFMMFNGSVRAMLEKDPSGGLTRSHLYPFIMDYLSDFLGGKKLQLPSFRDCLTERGTVQMLTVGREAAIEVQSLVRILESCAGTASCYSLIFFQDLLVSTTVSPDDTINLFTYAVLRLTTRALSSGASSWSYLRKGNASSYVAAGSSLAHSGAVSENLFRSHGNTVEQDNNYPVKRPLQPDRWARGKDGFLVTDIWGTEVGSLISATPTIWLHQTEERMYLCAYQFKGLTLILLIPVSSILNGEQGVTLVKQQVLENASLKMLKVEEKLSKGWGGENAYHVSGYRYLLVDDDRNVSRASPSVKVTTLTKESLLAMNKLREEVDAEKSRAKWNSVDRQKDLEICIRVKNNAWVIARTTRGKELYMVLEKANETLLYASDAVEKFSNRYCSGTFSLD, from the exons ATGGGTTTGGCATCAGCTAACACAGCAAGTGAAGGAATGCAACTGTGCGTATTTGACTTGAGAAGAGGCCAGCTAGAAGGTCAAGAACTTGACAAGATACTATTTTTCTTCCCAGCTGATTTGCCCTTCTCTACCCAACTTTCTGTTATTGGCCTAAGTGAAGGACTCGTCACTTTTACAAG AATTTTCTCTCCAGAAGCACCTTGTGAGGTTATTGAAGCAGAGAGACATTCTCATGTTTTTTATGAGGCAGAACCTGATATTTGGATGGTTATG ATAGTGGAGAAAAGTAAGGGGCTAGAGGTTATATGGAGGATAGATGCACTACGAGAGGTGCTGAAGGAAGTTCACTCACTTTTTATGATGTTTAATGGGTCTGTAAGAGCAATGCTTGAGAAAGATCCAAGTGGAGGACTAACTCGATCTCATTTATACCCTTTCATAATGGATTATCTAAGTG ATTTTCTTGGTGGGAAGAAACTTCAATTACCATCATTTCGTGACTGTTTAACAGAGCGTGGAACTGTGCAGATGTTGACTGTTGGGAGGGAAGCTGCAATAGAAGTTCAG TCACTTGTCAGGATACTAGAATCTTGTGCTGGGACCGCATCTTGTTATTCACTAATTTTCTTCCAGGACCTGCTTGTCTCCACAACAGTTTCTCCT GATGATaccataaatttatttacgTATGCAGTTTTAAGGTTGACCACTCGTGCTTTATCCTCTGGTGCAAGTTCCTGGTCCTATTTACGCAAGGGAAATGCTTCATCTTATGTTGCTGCTGGCTCCAGTCTGGCCCACTCCGGTGCTGTTTCAGAAAATCTTTTTCGTTCACATGGTAACACTGTGGAACAAGATAATAATTATCCAGTTAAAAGACCCTTGCAGCCTGACAGGTGGGCTAGAGGGAAGGATGGTTTTCTTGTCACTGATATTTGGGGTACAGAGGTTGGAAGCTTGATTTCAGCCACCCCAACAATTTGGCTTCATCAGACTGAGGAAAGAATGTATCTTTGTGCTTATCAGTTTAAAGGTCTGACCTTAATCCTTCTGATTCCTGTTTCCTCCATTCTTAATGGGGAGCAAGGTGTTACCCTGGTTAAGCAGCAGGTTCTTGAAAAT GCATCACTTAAGATGTTGAAAGTTGAAGAGAAACTATCAAAAGGATGGGGTGGTGAGAATGCTTATCACGTCAGTGGGTATCGTTACTTGCTTGTTGACGATGATCGAAATGTATCTAGGGCCTCTCCATCAGTAAAGGTTACAACCCTTACTAAG GAATCCTTACTTGCCATGAATAAGCTTAGAGAAGAGGTAGATGCAGAAAAAAGTAGAGCAAAATGGAACAGTGTAGATCGACAGAAAGATTTGGAAATATGCATCAGGGTAAAAAATAATGCTTGGGTTATTGCTCGTACTACCAGAGGGAAGGAGCTTTATATGGTTCTAGAGAAGGCCAATGAAACACTTCTTTATGCCTCTGATGCTGTTGAAAAGTTTAGCAACAG GTATTGTAGTGGCACTTTCTCGTTGGATTAG